A region from the Methylocystis iwaonis genome encodes:
- the mmsB gene encoding 3-hydroxyisobutyrate dehydrogenase — translation MGWRRQGRGEFRLSDDVLSKESQLSRIAFIGLGAMGLPMAANLSASGYEIAGFDCSASARDKAASQGLRLSDSMEQAAEDADAVVTMLQNGDQVLSVWEGMLGLAADALFIDCSTIDLASARRAHGLARARGALSVDAPVSGGVAGAQAGKLTFMCGAERDAFEKAEPILQSMGARIVHCGGPGLGQAAKICNNLMLGVAMAATAEAFTLAEQLGLSSQALFDVASVSSGQSWSLTSYCPVAGLTPDSPANRGYKAGFQTKLMLKDLRLAEMAAAGSGLETPMASAAARLYSEFESEGGGEDDFSGVIQAMRRR, via the coding sequence CTGGGCTGGCGGCGACAGGGAAGGGGCGAATTTCGCCTTTCCGACGATGTCCTGAGCAAGGAGAGCCAATTGTCTCGAATCGCCTTCATCGGATTGGGCGCCATGGGGCTTCCGATGGCCGCCAATCTCTCGGCGTCGGGCTATGAAATCGCGGGCTTCGATTGCTCGGCCTCCGCCCGCGACAAGGCGGCGAGCCAGGGCCTCCGGCTCAGCGACTCGATGGAGCAGGCGGCCGAGGACGCCGACGCAGTTGTGACGATGCTGCAAAACGGCGACCAGGTTCTATCTGTCTGGGAGGGAATGCTCGGACTTGCAGCCGATGCGCTCTTCATCGATTGCTCCACCATCGATCTGGCGAGCGCCCGACGCGCCCATGGCCTGGCGCGCGCGCGGGGCGCGCTATCGGTGGACGCGCCAGTTTCGGGCGGAGTCGCCGGCGCACAGGCGGGCAAGCTCACTTTTATGTGCGGGGCTGAGCGTGACGCTTTCGAGAAGGCCGAGCCAATCCTGCAAAGCATGGGCGCGCGCATCGTGCATTGCGGCGGCCCGGGGCTCGGGCAAGCAGCGAAGATTTGCAACAATCTGATGCTCGGCGTCGCCATGGCCGCCACGGCCGAGGCTTTTACCCTCGCCGAGCAGCTCGGCCTTTCCAGCCAGGCGCTCTTCGACGTGGCGTCGGTCTCGTCGGGGCAATCCTGGTCGCTGACGAGCTATTGCCCCGTGGCGGGATTGACGCCGGATTCGCCCGCCAACCGGGGCTACAAGGCCGGCTTCCAGACGAAGCTCATGCTCAAGGATTTGAGGCTCGCCGAAATGGCGGCTGCGGGCTCCGGGCTCGAGACGCCCATGGCTTCAGCCGCGGCTCGGCTCTATTCTGAGTTCGAGAGCGAAGGGGGCGGGGAAGACGACTTCTCCGGGGTGATTCAGGCGATGCGCCGGCGTTGA
- a CDS encoding CoA-acylating methylmalonate-semialdehyde dehydrogenase — protein sequence MQELTHFIGGRRVPGRSGRFVDVYEPMTGAVRARAPLASSEEVHAAVANARATQAEWAAVNPQRRARVMIRFLEIMAREQDALAKLLACEHGKTIADARGDIQRGLEVVEFCVGAPHLLKGDYTNSAGAGIDIASMRQPIGVAAGITPFNFPAMIPMWMFAPAIACGDAFILKPSERNPSVPLRLAELMLEAGLPPGVLNVINGDKEAVDALLDHADVEAIAFVGSTPIAEYVYARATGNGKRAQCFGAGKNHMVVMPDADMDQAVDALVGAGYGSAGERCMAVSVAVPVGQSTAKELLRRLTPRVESLKVGLSTDETADFGPLISKAHLDRVQNYISLGVSEGAKLLVDGRGFKMQGYESGFFIGGCLFDEVEPSMRIYREEIFGPVVSVVRAESYEQALALVDQHEYGNGAAIFTRSGDVARDFASRAKAGMIGVNVATPTPLAYYTFGGWKRSFFGDLNQHGPDAFRFFTRTKTVTSRWAGGDREGANFAFPTMS from the coding sequence ATGCAGGAGCTGACGCATTTTATCGGAGGGCGTCGCGTCCCCGGACGCTCTGGCCGCTTCGTCGACGTTTACGAGCCGATGACTGGCGCGGTCAGGGCACGGGCGCCGCTGGCTTCATCCGAAGAGGTTCACGCCGCCGTCGCCAATGCGCGGGCCACGCAAGCCGAGTGGGCGGCGGTCAATCCACAGCGGCGCGCGCGCGTCATGATCCGCTTTCTGGAGATCATGGCGCGAGAGCAGGACGCCCTCGCCAAGCTCCTTGCTTGCGAGCATGGCAAGACGATTGCCGATGCGCGCGGCGATATTCAACGCGGCCTGGAGGTCGTCGAATTTTGCGTGGGCGCGCCGCACCTCCTCAAAGGCGATTACACGAATTCAGCCGGCGCCGGCATCGACATCGCCTCCATGCGCCAGCCCATTGGCGTCGCGGCCGGGATCACGCCGTTCAACTTCCCGGCGATGATCCCGATGTGGATGTTCGCGCCAGCGATTGCCTGCGGCGACGCCTTCATTCTCAAACCGTCGGAGCGCAATCCCAGCGTGCCGTTGCGTCTCGCGGAGCTGATGCTGGAAGCCGGCCTGCCGCCGGGCGTCCTCAACGTGATCAACGGCGACAAAGAGGCGGTCGACGCGCTCCTCGATCATGCCGACGTCGAAGCGATCGCCTTTGTCGGTTCCACGCCGATCGCAGAATATGTCTATGCGCGCGCGACGGGGAACGGCAAAAGGGCGCAATGTTTCGGCGCTGGAAAAAACCACATGGTCGTCATGCCGGACGCCGACATGGATCAAGCCGTCGATGCGCTGGTTGGCGCGGGTTACGGCTCGGCTGGCGAGCGCTGCATGGCGGTTTCCGTCGCCGTGCCGGTTGGACAATCGACGGCGAAGGAGCTGCTGCGTCGGCTGACGCCGCGAGTCGAGTCCTTGAAGGTCGGTCTGTCGACGGATGAAACGGCGGACTTTGGGCCGCTGATCTCGAAGGCCCATCTCGACAGAGTGCAAAACTACATTTCGCTCGGTGTTTCCGAAGGCGCCAAGCTCCTCGTCGATGGGCGCGGTTTCAAGATGCAGGGTTATGAAAGCGGCTTCTTCATCGGCGGCTGTCTTTTCGACGAGGTCGAGCCAAGCATGCGAATCTATCGAGAAGAGATTTTCGGCCCTGTGGTCTCGGTCGTGCGCGCGGAGAGTTACGAGCAGGCGCTCGCCCTTGTCGATCAGCACGAATATGGCAATGGCGCCGCCATATTCACTAGGTCGGGCGATGTTGCGCGGGATTTCGCCTCGCGCGCCAAAGCAGGGATGATCGGCGTCAATGTCGCGACGCCGACGCCGCTTGCCTATTACACATTCGGCGGCTGGAAACGCTCATTCTTCGGCGATCTCAACCAGCATGGCCCGGATGCGTTTCGCTTCTTTACGAGAACGAAAACCGTCACCTCGCGCTGGGCTGGCGGCGACAGGGAAGGGGCGAATTTCGCCTTTCCGACGATGTCCTGA